One Calditrichia bacterium DNA window includes the following coding sequences:
- a CDS encoding DUF3267 domain-containing protein has protein sequence MLKTTLPHDHFQKKKYAVNMAQANIYALPFMSTGLLLAAIFSAVWGWSSLRDGFNIFMELKYFLPTLILGILVHELVHGLTWQLAARLPFSQIKYGFQLKTLTPYAHCKVPIDIAHYRLGAAMPLILVGLLPSVFAVATGSGFWAIFGSFFTIAAGGDMLILWLLRNVKSGSFVEDHPTEAGCYVYENE, from the coding sequence ATGCTGAAAACAACACTCCCACACGACCATTTTCAAAAAAAGAAATATGCTGTAAATATGGCGCAGGCAAATATTTATGCCCTGCCCTTCATGTCAACCGGTCTGTTGCTCGCAGCAATTTTTAGTGCTGTTTGGGGCTGGTCATCGCTCCGCGACGGTTTTAATATTTTTATGGAATTGAAGTATTTTCTGCCCACGTTGATTTTGGGAATTCTTGTTCACGAACTGGTTCACGGGCTAACCTGGCAACTGGCCGCGCGATTACCGTTTTCGCAAATCAAATACGGTTTTCAGTTGAAAACGCTGACGCCGTACGCACACTGCAAGGTACCGATTGATATTGCGCATTACCGGCTGGGTGCGGCAATGCCGCTAATTTTGGTGGGGCTTCTGCCATCTGTTTTCGCGGTTGCCACCGGCAGCGGATTTTGGGCAATCTTCGGTTCTTTTTTTACAATTGCCGCAGGCGGAGATATGCTTATATTGTGGCTACTGCGAAACGTAAAATCCGGCAGTTTCGTGGAAGATCATCCCACTGAAGCGGGGTGTTATGTGTATGAAAATGAATAG
- the yedF gene encoding sulfurtransferase-like selenium metabolism protein YedF produces MIFLYLNSDKMGEGDPQLGKKLMRSFLSELATSGQTVDFIGCVNSGINLTTSGSEVLDSLKRLQENGATIATCGTCLDFYNKRDTLVIGVIGTMDKTVALMLNADKIIRPC; encoded by the coding sequence ATGATTTTCCTGTATTTAAATTCCGACAAAATGGGCGAAGGCGATCCGCAACTGGGCAAAAAACTGATGCGCTCGTTTCTCAGCGAGCTGGCAACATCCGGGCAAACAGTAGATTTTATCGGTTGTGTGAACAGCGGCATCAACCTGACAACCAGCGGCAGCGAAGTGCTGGACAGCCTGAAAAGACTGCAGGAAAACGGCGCAACCATCGCCACCTGCGGCACCTGCCTCGATTTTTACAACAAACGCGATACGTTGGTTATCGGCGTTATCGGAACGATGGACAAAACCGTGGCGCTGATGCTGAATGCAGACAAAATTATCCGGCCATGTTGA
- a CDS encoding bifunctional metallophosphatase/5'-nucleotidase: MQKRFIILALMLLQSLVWADELQRLTVFFTNDVHGGIVPQKAEFLNPEFPPVLGGAASAAGIIKNIRESVQAEGGSTLLIDGGDTFQGTLVGTLSGGEAVVDYFNMMGYDAVVPGNHDFDQGKDNLIERIKQSNFPWVATNIFNAETGKVWEWVKPWVIIEKDGLRIGITGAANVGTAAMSFPENIKGLEFRQEIPELQKAVNELRAEKVDMVVALVHVGLPYDVREGYESLKQQTEQEVMNDRSVDAMEIARFVKGIDVLLGGHLHRGYQEPWVDPVNHTICLQNYANGGNLGVVNLYVDEPTKSIAGFDFAADQNSLLLLQQDQFWPDSVVAAFVKEQQQEYEKEFREVIGVTRTALTRSSIGESPMNNLILDAMCEAVQADFAFMNFGGIRADIKLGSISREDVFKVLPFGNEMVSFQADGKYIKSILEQKLAGNSRGLAIGGAKVVFNKEMVTGERVVYMEINGEPLDPEKTYRVVTSDYLLEGNSGLLMLRRIPRSRVNFHGTLVRDAVIGYIQRHSPFEIEMNGRWKNDDGYQPTQEWLKKFER, translated from the coding sequence ATGCAAAAACGATTCATCATTTTGGCGCTGATGCTCCTCCAGAGCCTGGTCTGGGCGGATGAACTGCAGCGATTGACCGTATTTTTCACCAACGACGTTCACGGTGGTATTGTGCCCCAAAAAGCGGAATTCCTCAACCCGGAATTTCCGCCGGTGCTCGGCGGTGCGGCTTCTGCGGCGGGAATTATCAAAAATATCCGCGAATCTGTGCAGGCGGAAGGCGGCAGCACGCTGCTCATCGATGGCGGCGATACCTTTCAGGGAACGCTGGTGGGCACACTTTCCGGCGGTGAAGCGGTCGTCGATTATTTCAATATGATGGGCTACGACGCTGTTGTGCCCGGCAATCACGATTTTGATCAGGGAAAAGACAACCTTATCGAGCGCATCAAACAATCTAATTTTCCGTGGGTGGCGACCAACATTTTCAACGCGGAAACCGGCAAAGTGTGGGAATGGGTAAAACCCTGGGTGATCATCGAAAAAGATGGGTTGCGCATCGGTATTACCGGCGCAGCAAATGTCGGTACGGCGGCGATGAGCTTTCCCGAAAACATCAAAGGGCTGGAATTCCGGCAGGAAATTCCCGAATTGCAAAAAGCAGTGAACGAACTTCGCGCCGAAAAAGTGGACATGGTTGTCGCGCTGGTGCACGTCGGCTTGCCGTATGACGTTCGCGAAGGTTACGAATCGTTGAAGCAACAAACCGAGCAAGAAGTGATGAACGACCGCTCCGTGGATGCGATGGAAATCGCCCGTTTCGTGAAAGGCATTGATGTGTTGCTGGGCGGGCACCTGCATCGCGGCTATCAGGAGCCGTGGGTTGATCCGGTGAATCACACCATTTGCCTGCAAAATTATGCCAACGGCGGCAACCTCGGCGTGGTGAATTTATATGTGGATGAACCGACCAAATCCATCGCCGGATTCGATTTTGCGGCGGATCAAAACTCGCTGTTGCTGTTGCAGCAGGACCAGTTTTGGCCGGACAGCGTGGTTGCCGCGTTTGTAAAAGAACAACAGCAGGAATATGAAAAAGAATTCCGCGAAGTGATCGGCGTGACCCGCACCGCGCTCACGCGGTCCAGTATTGGCGAATCGCCGATGAACAACCTCATTCTCGATGCCATGTGCGAAGCTGTTCAGGCTGATTTTGCATTCATGAATTTCGGCGGCATTCGCGCGGATATAAAACTGGGCAGCATCTCCCGCGAGGATGTGTTTAAAGTGTTGCCGTTCGGCAACGAGATGGTCAGTTTTCAGGCGGACGGAAAATATATCAAATCGATTCTCGAACAAAAACTTGCTGGCAACAGTCGCGGGCTGGCAATCGGCGGCGCGAAAGTGGTGTTCAACAAAGAAATGGTAACTGGCGAACGTGTTGTTTATATGGAAATTAACGGCGAACCGCTCGACCCGGAGAAAACCTATCGCGTGGTTACCAGTGATTATTTGTTAGAGGGCAATTCCGGTTTACTGATGCTGCGACGCATCCCGCGCAGCCGGGTGAATTTCCACGGAACGCTGGTTCGCGATGCGGTTATCGGCTACATCCAACGCCACTCGCCATTCGAAATCGAAATGAACGGTCGCTGGAAAAACGACGACGGTTATCAGCCAACACAAGAATGGTTGAAAAAATTTGAACGATAA
- a CDS encoding four helix bundle protein produces MRDFKSLAVWEKAHQLTCELYSLTKLFPKEELYGLTSQMRRACVSITANIAEGCGKRTEAEFARYLQISIGSASELEYYFILAKDLKYIDSVISVQCEQKTQEIKRMLTGFIKRLKADR; encoded by the coding sequence TTGAGAGATTTCAAAAGCTTAGCGGTTTGGGAAAAGGCGCACCAATTGACTTGTGAGTTGTATTCTTTGACCAAACTTTTCCCAAAAGAGGAGCTTTACGGATTGACCAGCCAAATGCGAAGGGCCTGCGTTTCAATCACCGCAAATATCGCTGAAGGGTGCGGAAAACGAACGGAAGCTGAATTCGCGCGATATTTGCAAATTTCCATCGGGTCAGCCAGCGAACTTGAGTATTACTTCATTCTTGCAAAAGATTTGAAATACATCGATAGCGTCATTTCTGTTCAATGTGAGCAAAAAACGCAGGAAATCAAACGAATGTTAACAGGCTTTATCAAACGTCTGAAAGCTGATCGCTGA
- a CDS encoding CRTAC1 family protein, with the protein MTTLRLATGFLLLFCAAAMAQPFTKISDQIVSSDGGDSRSVNWVDIDGDGDLDLFVTNGHSPGTNNFAYENLGNGMFDKITNSAIVQDSARSDGASWGDIDNDGDPDVFVANWYNDQNLFYINEGDWQFRRIAEGPPGGSMGFSESCSWADANNDGWLDLFIANSGNRQPERNAFYLATDGTSFTKIFDSPLSADAAASRSPNWADVDGDGDADMFVANEGDSPNHFFKNLLKENGKLAFEKITDGAIAKDAENSISGSWADVDNDGDFDLFVANLGQPNVLYLNDGRGNFQRQNAFSDSSRSFGSSWGDIDNDGDLDLFVANGWAKTGLNNQLFRNLLAETGTATFEEISGDPVVQDGGWSYGSSFADYDSDGDLDLFVAKWLNSKDENNALFRNDLANENNWLIVNCVGTTSNRSAIGATVRVKAKINGKSVWQMRQISGQDSYCGQNLQLHFGLGNAQSVDSLIVNWPSGVTQTVAISAINRSTTISEHR; encoded by the coding sequence ATGACCACGTTGCGACTGGCAACCGGATTTCTCCTGCTGTTTTGCGCCGCTGCGATGGCGCAGCCATTCACAAAAATTAGCGATCAAATCGTATCGAGCGATGGCGGCGATAGCCGCAGTGTTAACTGGGTAGATATCGACGGTGACGGCGATCTCGATCTGTTCGTCACCAACGGGCATTCGCCGGGAACGAACAATTTTGCATATGAGAATCTCGGCAACGGTATGTTTGACAAAATCACAAATTCAGCAATCGTGCAGGATAGTGCACGTTCAGATGGTGCAAGCTGGGGCGATATCGATAACGACGGCGATCCCGATGTGTTCGTTGCGAACTGGTATAACGATCAGAATCTATTTTACATCAACGAAGGCGATTGGCAATTCCGGCGCATCGCGGAAGGACCGCCGGGCGGCAGTATGGGCTTTTCGGAATCGTGCAGTTGGGCGGATGCCAATAACGACGGCTGGCTGGATTTGTTCATCGCCAACAGCGGGAACCGACAGCCGGAGCGCAACGCGTTTTATCTCGCGACTGACGGTACATCGTTCACGAAAATTTTCGACAGCCCGTTAAGCGCAGATGCTGCAGCATCCCGCAGCCCGAACTGGGCGGACGTTGACGGCGATGGCGATGCGGATATGTTCGTTGCCAATGAGGGCGATTCGCCGAACCATTTTTTCAAAAATTTGCTCAAAGAAAATGGAAAACTCGCGTTTGAAAAAATCACCGATGGCGCGATTGCCAAAGATGCGGAAAACAGCATCAGCGGTAGTTGGGCGGATGTTGACAATGATGGCGATTTCGATCTGTTTGTCGCCAATCTCGGGCAGCCGAATGTACTGTATTTGAACGACGGGCGCGGCAATTTTCAGCGGCAAAATGCGTTCAGCGACAGCAGCCGTTCGTTCGGCAGCAGTTGGGGCGATATCGATAACGATGGCGATCTCGATTTGTTTGTTGCCAACGGCTGGGCGAAAACCGGGTTGAACAATCAGTTATTCCGCAATTTATTGGCGGAAACCGGCACTGCGACATTTGAGGAAATTTCCGGCGATCCGGTGGTGCAGGACGGCGGCTGGTCTTACGGCAGCAGCTTCGCGGATTACGATTCGGATGGCGATCTCGACCTGTTTGTCGCCAAATGGCTCAACAGCAAAGACGAGAATAACGCATTGTTTCGCAACGACTTAGCGAATGAAAACAATTGGCTGATCGTTAATTGTGTCGGCACAACATCCAATCGTTCGGCGATCGGCGCAACGGTTCGCGTGAAAGCAAAGATCAACGGAAAAAGCGTTTGGCAGATGCGCCAGATTTCCGGGCAGGACAGCTATTGCGGGCAAAATCTGCAACTGCATTTCGGGCTCGGCAACGCGCAATCCGTCGATTCGCTGATCGTCAATTGGCCATCCGGCGTAACGCAAACCGTTGCGATCAGCGCAATCAATCGTTCGACAACCATTTCGGAACATCGATAA
- a CDS encoding ABC transporter permease, with product MQPILYMLRKEFKQIFRTREMLAIIFVMPVIQMAVLGFAITNEVKHIKLIISDHDNSRISREIADQFSNTDRFNIVGRETDGQVIESQIHGWHAQMALIIPPDFQRDLQRNQQPDLQIIVDGLDGNTAGVAIGYAQGILTEYAAKYLQNPRQQAALMASLSASSGDGESLQNQLSAAQRNRPHTVSMQQRMWYNLNLDSAQYMVPGIVALLLTIISMMLSSISLVREREIGTLEQLMVTPLKRYQLLLGKLLPFLILAFIEFFVVLQAAQIIFSIHMQGSYVLLGWMTLLYLFTTLGLGVFVSTVTGSQQQAFFVSWFFLVFMIMMSGLFIPIENMPQILQKLTYLNPLRYFIAIVRDVFQKGATAPFLIREALPMALLGLLIFTFSVLNFRKRVQ from the coding sequence ATGCAACCGATTTTATACATGCTCCGCAAAGAATTCAAACAGATTTTCCGCACGCGGGAGATGCTGGCGATCATTTTTGTGATGCCGGTAATCCAGATGGCCGTGCTCGGTTTCGCGATCACCAACGAGGTGAAGCACATCAAATTGATCATTTCGGATCACGATAACAGCCGGATCAGCCGGGAAATCGCCGACCAGTTCAGCAACACGGATCGATTCAACATCGTCGGACGGGAAACGGACGGGCAGGTGATCGAATCGCAAATTCACGGGTGGCACGCGCAAATGGCGCTGATTATTCCGCCGGATTTCCAACGCGATCTGCAGCGCAACCAACAGCCCGATTTGCAAATTATCGTTGACGGGCTGGACGGCAACACCGCCGGCGTGGCGATCGGTTACGCGCAAGGCATTTTGACGGAATACGCTGCAAAATATCTGCAAAATCCGCGTCAGCAGGCGGCACTGATGGCATCGCTCAGCGCAAGTTCCGGCGATGGCGAATCGCTGCAAAACCAACTCTCCGCCGCCCAACGCAACCGCCCGCACACCGTTTCCATGCAGCAGCGAATGTGGTATAACCTCAATCTGGACAGCGCGCAATACATGGTGCCGGGCATCGTGGCGCTGCTGCTCACCATCATTTCGATGATGTTGTCATCAATCAGTCTGGTGCGCGAACGGGAGATCGGCACGCTGGAACAGTTGATGGTCACACCGCTGAAACGGTATCAATTATTGCTCGGTAAGTTGTTGCCTTTTCTGATTTTAGCGTTCATCGAATTTTTTGTGGTTTTGCAAGCTGCACAAATAATTTTTTCGATCCACATGCAGGGCAGCTACGTGCTTTTGGGTTGGATGACGCTGCTGTATTTGTTTACCACACTCGGTTTGGGCGTGTTCGTTTCGACCGTCACCGGATCGCAGCAGCAGGCATTTTTTGTGTCATGGTTTTTCCTCGTGTTCATGATAATGATGAGCGGATTGTTCATCCCCATCGAAAATATGCCGCAAATTTTACAAAAATTAACCTACCTGAATCCGCTGCGCTATTTCATCGCCATTGTCCGCGATGTTTTCCAGAAAGGGGCAACCGCGCCATTTTTAATCCGCGAAGCCCTGCCGATGGCACTGCTCGGATTACTGATTTTTACATTCAGCGTGCTCAACTTCCGCAAACGGGTGCAGTAG
- a CDS encoding ATP-binding protein, with protein sequence MKKSEKSQQTERLVIPSDQRHLPDVEKFVKKISKKAGLSVDQSDNLAIAVTELVNNGIIHANKFAPDKVVTLEVLFLGNCIKFSVIDQGSGFDPEAIENPIDPENLWKLGGRGIFLVKNLIDEVEIHPTANGTTVVLTEYIDQN encoded by the coding sequence ATGAAAAAATCCGAGAAGTCGCAACAAACTGAGCGTTTGGTAATTCCCAGCGATCAGCGTCATCTGCCGGATGTGGAAAAGTTTGTCAAAAAAATTTCCAAAAAAGCCGGATTGAGTGTTGATCAAAGTGATAACCTTGCAATCGCCGTTACGGAATTGGTTAACAACGGCATCATTCACGCCAATAAATTTGCACCGGATAAGGTAGTAACTCTGGAAGTGCTTTTTTTAGGTAATTGCATTAAATTCTCGGTTATTGATCAGGGCAGTGGATTTGATCCTGAAGCGATAGAAAACCCGATTGATCCGGAAAATTTGTGGAAGTTGGGTGGGCGCGGCATCTTTTTAGTGAAAAACTTGATTGACGAAGTGGAAATCCATCCTACGGCAAATGGCACAACCGTTGTTTTAACAGAATATATCGATCAAAATTGA
- a CDS encoding CapA family protein, protein MINTHRHYFRTILFCLMLFPGFAVILQAQPESDIVILGTGDTMMGSWASQVIADSGVTYPFENLRNTVSGADVFFTNLEAPFGTAGTAFEKKFTFRVKPSLVQVLLDGGVNLVSLANNHIMDFGSICLDQTIETLQNNAIYYAGAGKNLKQARKPAIIEAKGKRIGFLAYSLTFPEEFWASDTSAGTCFPFEEFAFNDVRALKQQCDFVIISCHWGQELMETPKKYQVKLAHRLIDNGADLILGHHPHIVQGIEQYKDKWIAYSLGNFIFGSYSESARDSFIFKITVNEAFETTAQVIPINVYNKDVNFRPVILDGENRDAFFLKLKNLSVELNSGTFGITNEGMISINNS, encoded by the coding sequence ATGATAAACACGCATCGTCACTATTTCCGCACCATCCTTTTTTGCCTGATGTTGTTTCCTGGATTTGCTGTCATTTTGCAGGCTCAGCCGGAAAGCGACATTGTTATTCTCGGCACCGGCGATACGATGATGGGATCGTGGGCATCTCAGGTAATTGCAGATAGTGGCGTCACTTACCCGTTTGAAAATTTGCGCAACACAGTTTCTGGCGCGGATGTTTTTTTCACAAATCTTGAGGCACCGTTTGGTACCGCCGGAACAGCATTTGAGAAGAAATTTACCTTTCGTGTTAAGCCATCACTGGTTCAGGTGTTATTGGATGGCGGAGTAAATCTGGTCAGTTTGGCGAATAACCACATCATGGATTTTGGCAGCATTTGCCTCGACCAAACAATAGAAACGTTGCAAAATAACGCTATTTATTATGCCGGTGCCGGAAAAAATCTAAAGCAAGCACGAAAACCGGCGATAATAGAAGCCAAAGGCAAAAGGATTGGCTTTCTGGCATACAGCCTTACATTTCCGGAAGAATTTTGGGCATCCGATACATCAGCAGGTACGTGTTTTCCATTTGAGGAATTCGCATTTAATGACGTTCGAGCATTAAAACAACAATGCGATTTTGTGATTATCTCTTGCCATTGGGGGCAGGAGTTGATGGAAACACCTAAAAAATATCAGGTGAAACTGGCGCATCGCCTGATCGATAACGGCGCAGATCTCATTTTGGGGCATCACCCACATATTGTTCAGGGAATTGAACAATATAAAGATAAATGGATTGCCTATTCGCTGGGGAATTTTATTTTCGGTTCGTACAGCGAGAGTGCACGGGATAGTTTTATCTTTAAAATAACAGTAAACGAAGCATTTGAAACAACAGCGCAGGTAATACCGATAAACGTTTATAATAAAGACGTAAATTTTCGTCCGGTAATTTTGGACGGCGAAAACCGCGATGCGTTTTTCCTTAAGTTGAAAAATCTTTCGGTGGAACTCAATAGCGGCACATTCGGTATTACAAACGAAGGAATGATAAGCATTAACAATTCCTGA
- a CDS encoding ABC transporter permease, which produces MKTSSRITSISRKEVSHILRDPRTLSIVILMPVLQLLIFGYALNLEIQRVDLAVLDYDNTPIARELVDQFEGSKYFHTFYFDGQPSEIEQLFMQQTARVALIIPADFGTHMQRNSDTPVQLLIDAADPNAALSIQNYCNQVINAFNRANNLQLKLPFDMQPTIWFNPDLKSSYFFVPGILALLLVMISALLTSITITREKEMGTMEQILVSPVRPHEIIIGKVIPYIVLAFLDAVLIILIGMFLFGVPFIGSMLLLAGFTTLFIITALSLGLMISTVATSQQVAMMFALIITLLPTLMISGFIFPIPSMPLPLQIISYAVPAKYYLVIVRGIMLKGNTFWQLLPQAGFLAAMSAILLTVAWRRFSLNLEK; this is translated from the coding sequence ATGAAAACAAGCTCCCGAATTACATCAATTTCCCGGAAAGAAGTGAGCCATATTTTGCGGGACCCACGTACGCTGAGCATCGTTATTTTGATGCCCGTGCTGCAACTGCTGATATTTGGCTATGCGCTGAATCTGGAAATCCAACGGGTGGATCTGGCGGTGCTGGATTACGATAACACGCCGATTGCCCGGGAACTGGTGGATCAGTTCGAAGGCAGCAAATATTTCCACACCTTCTATTTTGACGGGCAGCCATCGGAAATTGAGCAGCTCTTTATGCAACAAACAGCGCGCGTCGCGCTGATTATTCCGGCGGATTTTGGCACGCATATGCAACGTAACAGCGACACGCCGGTGCAGCTACTCATCGATGCGGCAGATCCCAACGCAGCGCTGAGCATCCAAAATTATTGCAATCAGGTGATCAACGCGTTCAATCGGGCGAACAATTTGCAACTCAAACTGCCGTTCGATATGCAGCCGACCATCTGGTTCAATCCGGATTTGAAAAGCAGCTACTTTTTTGTGCCGGGCATTCTCGCGTTGCTGCTGGTGATGATTTCCGCACTGCTCACCAGCATCACCATCACCCGCGAAAAAGAGATGGGCACGATGGAGCAAATTCTGGTGTCGCCGGTGCGACCGCACGAAATCATCATCGGGAAAGTGATTCCGTATATCGTGCTGGCGTTTCTCGATGCCGTGCTGATCATTTTGATCGGTATGTTTTTGTTCGGTGTGCCGTTCATCGGCAGCATGTTGCTGCTGGCGGGATTTACCACGCTGTTCATCATCACCGCGCTGAGTTTGGGGCTGATGATTTCGACGGTCGCAACCTCGCAGCAAGTGGCGATGATGTTCGCGCTGATTATCACGCTGCTGCCGACGCTGATGATTTCAGGCTTCATTTTCCCGATTCCATCCATGCCGTTGCCGCTGCAAATCATTTCATATGCCGTTCCGGCGAAATATTATCTGGTGATCGTTCGCGGCATCATGTTAAAAGGGAATACCTTCTGGCAACTGCTGCCGCAGGCGGGATTTCTGGCGGCGATGTCCGCCATTTTACTGACCGTCGCGTGGCGGCGATTCAGTTTGAATCTTGAAAAATAA
- a CDS encoding DmsE family decaheme c-type cytochrome translates to MKTDTRLPHRMGFGVLVAFFVVLQMWGFPAFSQSQTAATKIGDAACMDCHDDVAAAFKMNAHIVYAEETGFICESCHGPGSLHEEDAERSSIYNPLTDYSSVTANNCLSCHNGVEFQSVTGSAHHEMAEGCSDCHTMHSNNQQLLKKQGSELCLDCHTETGAEFRMASHHPVLEGLMDCQSCHNPHGDVNTFATTDESRELCLSCHAQHEGPFVYEHQPVNENCGICHSAHGAVANNLLVQNEPALCMDCHSMHFHTSITGFDGEFTEPLNPERGTFTSTLDAWKVSMLTKCTQCHTQVHGSDLPSQGVSSLGGSLTR, encoded by the coding sequence ATGAAGACCGACACTCGTCTTCCTCATCGCATGGGGTTTGGCGTGCTTGTCGCGTTTTTTGTAGTGCTTCAGATGTGGGGCTTTCCCGCATTCTCTCAATCACAAACCGCAGCAACAAAAATCGGCGACGCAGCCTGTATGGATTGTCACGACGATGTTGCCGCAGCGTTTAAGATGAATGCGCACATTGTGTACGCGGAAGAAACGGGCTTTATTTGCGAATCATGTCACGGCCCGGGTTCGCTGCACGAAGAAGACGCAGAACGCTCAAGCATTTACAACCCACTAACAGATTATTCCAGCGTAACAGCGAACAATTGTTTGAGTTGTCACAATGGCGTGGAATTTCAATCGGTTACCGGCAGCGCCCACCACGAAATGGCGGAAGGCTGCAGCGATTGCCATACCATGCACAGCAACAATCAACAATTGCTGAAAAAACAGGGCTCAGAATTGTGTCTGGATTGCCACACGGAAACCGGCGCTGAGTTTCGCATGGCTTCCCATCACCCGGTATTGGAAGGGCTGATGGATTGCCAAAGCTGCCACAATCCGCACGGCGATGTAAACACATTCGCAACAACCGACGAAAGTCGCGAGTTGTGTTTGTCCTGCCACGCACAGCACGAAGGCCCGTTCGTTTACGAACATCAGCCGGTTAACGAAAACTGCGGCATCTGCCACAGTGCACACGGTGCTGTTGCCAACAACCTGCTGGTTCAAAACGAGCCGGCATTGTGTATGGATTGTCATTCAATGCACTTCCACACATCCATCACCGGATTCGACGGCGAATTTACCGAGCCGCTCAACCCGGAACGCGGTACATTTACCTCCACGTTGGATGCCTGGAAAGTTTCCATGTTGACAAAATGCACCCAGTGCCATACACAAGTTCACGGGTCAGACCTGCCATCGCAAGGTGTATCCAGCCTTGGCGGCTCACTAACACGTTAA
- a CDS encoding RNA polymerase sigma factor RpoD/SigA — translation MARGSVSRASQSLDKYLQEIGEVPLLTPDEEISLAQRIKQNDQDALEKLTKANLRFVVSVAKQYQNQGLSLGDLINEGNLGLIKAAKRFDETRGFKFISYAVWWIRQSILQALAEQSRVVRLPLNRVGALNKIGKAYSALEQEFEREPSASEIAEQLEMTDFEVADTLKISGRHLSMDAPFSNSEDNRLLDVIQNDHQPPPDSDLMSESLKIEIERALATLTKREAEVVRLYFGLGQEHPLTLEEIGERFNLTRERVRQIKEKAIRRLRHASRSRTLRAFLG, via the coding sequence ATGGCAAGAGGTTCTGTTAGTCGCGCAAGCCAGTCGTTAGACAAATATCTTCAGGAGATCGGGGAAGTTCCCCTGTTAACGCCTGATGAAGAAATCTCGCTGGCGCAGCGCATAAAACAAAACGATCAGGATGCCCTCGAAAAATTAACCAAAGCGAACCTGAGGTTTGTCGTTAGTGTTGCCAAACAATACCAAAATCAAGGTCTCTCTTTAGGCGATTTAATTAACGAAGGTAATCTGGGGTTGATCAAAGCTGCAAAACGCTTTGACGAAACCCGTGGCTTTAAGTTCATTTCATACGCAGTGTGGTGGATTCGTCAGTCTATTTTGCAGGCATTGGCGGAACAGTCCCGCGTTGTCCGGCTGCCCCTCAACCGTGTTGGTGCGCTCAATAAAATCGGAAAAGCCTATTCCGCACTGGAACAGGAATTTGAACGTGAGCCCAGCGCCAGCGAAATTGCAGAGCAGTTGGAAATGACCGATTTTGAAGTAGCCGATACCCTGAAAATTTCCGGACGCCATCTGTCGATGGACGCGCCGTTCAGCAATAGCGAAGACAACCGGTTGTTGGACGTGATCCAAAACGATCACCAGCCGCCGCCTGACTCGGATTTGATGAGCGAATCGCTCAAAATAGAAATTGAACGTGCATTGGCAACGCTGACCAAACGGGAAGCGGAAGTTGTGCGACTGTATTTCGGGCTCGGACAGGAACATCCCCTAACGCTGGAAGAAATTGGCGAACGCTTTAACCTGACCCGCGAACGGGTCCGGCAAATTAAAGAAAAAGCTATTCGCCGGTTGCGCCACGCATCCCGCAGCCGTACGTTGCGCGCATTTTTGGGTTAA